Proteins from one Streptomyces sp. NBC_00390 genomic window:
- a CDS encoding argininosuccinate synthase, whose product MTERVVLAYSGGLDTSVAIGWIAEETGAEVIAVAVDVGQGGEDLDVIRKRALACGAVEAEVADAKDEFAEEYCLPAIRANALYMDRYPLVSALSRPTIVKHLVAAAKKHDASVVAHGCTGKGNDQVRFEAGIVALAPELKCIAPVRDYAMTRDKAIAFCEEKQLPIATSKKSPYSIDQNVFGRAVETGFLEDIWNAPIEDIYEYTSNPATPREADEVVISFKEGVPLAIDGKPVTVLQAIQQLNERAGAQGIGRIDMVEDRLVGIKSREVYEAPGAIALITAHQELENVTVERELARYKRQVEQRWGELVYDGLWFSPLKRALDGFINEANQHVTGDIRMTLHGGRAVVTGRKSDSSLYDFNLATYDSGDTFDQSKAQGFIEIFGLSQKIAAKRDLA is encoded by the coding sequence GTGACCGAGCGCGTCGTACTCGCCTACTCGGGCGGTCTGGACACCTCCGTCGCCATCGGCTGGATCGCCGAGGAGACGGGCGCCGAGGTCATCGCCGTTGCCGTGGACGTCGGCCAGGGCGGCGAGGACCTGGACGTCATCCGCAAGCGCGCGCTCGCCTGCGGTGCGGTGGAGGCGGAGGTCGCCGACGCCAAGGACGAGTTCGCCGAGGAGTACTGCCTTCCGGCGATCAGGGCCAACGCCCTCTACATGGACCGCTACCCGCTGGTCTCCGCCCTCTCCCGGCCCACCATCGTCAAGCACCTCGTCGCCGCCGCGAAGAAGCACGACGCCTCGGTCGTGGCCCACGGCTGTACCGGCAAGGGCAACGACCAGGTGCGGTTCGAGGCCGGTATCGTCGCCCTCGCTCCCGAGCTGAAGTGCATCGCCCCGGTCCGTGACTACGCCATGACCCGGGACAAGGCGATCGCGTTCTGCGAGGAGAAGCAGCTCCCGATCGCCACCAGCAAGAAGTCGCCGTACTCCATCGACCAGAACGTCTTCGGAAGGGCCGTCGAGACCGGCTTCCTGGAGGACATCTGGAACGCGCCGATCGAGGACATCTACGAGTACACCTCGAACCCGGCCACCCCCCGCGAGGCGGACGAGGTCGTCATCTCCTTCAAGGAGGGCGTCCCGCTCGCCATCGACGGCAAGCCCGTCACCGTCCTTCAGGCGATCCAGCAGCTCAACGAGCGGGCCGGCGCCCAGGGGATCGGCCGGATCGACATGGTCGAGGACCGGCTCGTCGGCATCAAGTCCCGTGAGGTCTACGAGGCCCCGGGCGCGATCGCGCTGATCACCGCCCACCAGGAGCTCGAGAACGTCACCGTCGAGCGCGAGCTCGCCCGCTACAAGCGGCAGGTCGAGCAGCGCTGGGGCGAGCTGGTCTACGACGGCCTGTGGTTCTCCCCGCTCAAGCGCGCCCTGGACGGCTTCATCAACGAGGCCAACCAGCACGTCACCGGCGACATCCGGATGACCCTGCACGGTGGCCGCGCGGTCGTCACCGGACGGAAGTCGGACTCCTCGCTGTACGACTTCAACCTGGCGACCTACGACTCGGGCGACACCTTCGACCAGTCCAAGGCGCAGGGCTTCATCGAGATCTTCGGCCTGTCCCAGAAGATCGCCGCCAAGCGGGACCTGGCGTAA